In Carya illinoinensis cultivar Pawnee chromosome 9, C.illinoinensisPawnee_v1, whole genome shotgun sequence, the following are encoded in one genomic region:
- the LOC122276774 gene encoding guanine nucleotide-binding protein subunit beta-like protein — MTMVWFSSNTLQPTIVSASWDQTVKVWNLSNCKLRNTLAGHGGYVNTVVVSPDGSLCMSGGKDGVILLWDLAEGKRLYSLDTGSIIHGLCFNPNRCWLCAATKQSIKIWESGTKEMTTCLVVTLSSKNELQMPVVGYTTRGRL; from the coding sequence ATGACCATGGTGTGGTTCAGTTCCAACACGCTTCAGCCTACCATTGTCTCGGCTTCGTGGGATCAGACCGTGAAGGTCTGGAACTTGAGCAACTGTAAACTCAGGAACACGCTGGCAGGTCATGGCGGGTATGTCAACACAGTGGTCGTCTCGCCGGATGGGTCTCTGTGCATGAGCGGAGGCAAGGACGGGGTGATCCTGCTCTGGGACTTGGCAGAGGGCAAGAGGCTCTACTCACTTGACACAGGGTCTATCATCCACGGGCTGTGCTTCAACCCCAACAGGTGTTGGCTGTGCGCAGCGACCAAACAGAGCATCAAGATATGGGAGTCAGGAACAAAGGAAATGACAACGTGTCTTGTGGTAACTCTGAGCTCCAAGAATGAGCTTCAGATGCCAGTTGTGGGCTACACTACCCGAGGAAGACTTTAA